The Acidobacteriota bacterium genome contains a region encoding:
- a CDS encoding chromosome partitioning protein ParB, translating into MGIPMVKRAAPKKRPRKAKPGTKGLGPAECQLPEPSGNAAEIAGAVQKAGGCVVGSYKDPLGGHAVLVSILPIDAIEPTPFQRDLSDAHHKRLADVINKTGRFLDPIIAVTAPNGGGFWTPNGRHRLAAMRRLGAKSISALVVPDREVAWQILALNTEKAHNLKERSLEVIRIYRGLVDEDASRPESKFTFYLDEAALVTLGICYERVPRFGGGVYHPILRRLEAFTDEPLRISLKQHEKNAKSVLDLEEKVAAVVKKLKERGLVSPYLRSFVVARINPLRWIKGDSPELEDLLQTMRERAARFNVEKIKSQDLAGAAGPPDNEG; encoded by the coding sequence ATGGGAATCCCTATGGTGAAACGCGCAGCGCCGAAGAAGCGTCCCCGCAAAGCGAAGCCCGGAACGAAGGGGCTCGGCCCGGCAGAGTGCCAGTTACCTGAACCTTCAGGAAATGCAGCCGAGATCGCCGGAGCCGTTCAGAAAGCCGGCGGATGCGTCGTAGGTTCCTATAAAGATCCGCTTGGCGGTCATGCTGTCCTGGTCTCCATTCTGCCGATCGACGCTATCGAGCCCACACCCTTTCAGCGCGACCTCTCCGACGCGCATCACAAGCGCCTGGCCGACGTAATCAATAAGACCGGACGCTTTCTCGATCCCATCATCGCTGTCACCGCTCCTAATGGCGGGGGCTTCTGGACCCCCAACGGACGCCATCGCCTTGCAGCCATGCGTCGCCTGGGAGCCAAATCTATTTCGGCGCTCGTGGTTCCAGATCGGGAAGTCGCATGGCAGATCCTGGCTCTCAACACGGAGAAAGCCCATAACCTGAAAGAGCGCTCTCTCGAGGTGATCCGCATCTACCGCGGACTGGTTGACGAAGACGCCTCCCGTCCCGAATCCAAATTTACGTTTTACCTTGACGAAGCCGCGCTGGTCACACTTGGCATCTGCTACGAACGTGTACCCCGCTTTGGTGGCGGAGTCTATCACCCGATCCTGCGCCGCCTTGAAGCCTTCACTGACGAGCCGCTGCGAATCTCCCTCAAGCAGCACGAGAAGAATGCCAAATCGGTACTCGACCTCGAGGAGAAGGTCGCAGCCGTAGTGAAAAAACTCAAGGAGCGCGGGCTAGTCAGTCCCTATCTAAGATCGTTTGTGGTAGCTCGCATCAATCCTCTACGCTGGATCAAAGGCGACTCGCCCGAGCTGGAAGACCTGCTTCAAACCATGCGCGAACGCGCCGCAAGATTTAACGTGGAGAAAATTAAGTCGCAAGACCTGGCAGGAGCAGCCGGGCCACCGGACAACGAAGGATAG
- a CDS encoding carbohydrate-binding protein, producing the protein MISPIRQVAPVPEAEWLELDRAASVEVTSEDPQHPIEGALLREDKRGWRASEAGPQTVRLIFDQPQNIQRIQLAFEENEAARTQEFVLRWMPKTGQSHEIVRQQWNFSPPATVHEAENFSVQLSGVSTLELVITPDISGGKAHASLSQLRLA; encoded by the coding sequence CTGATCAGCCCGATCCGGCAGGTCGCGCCGGTCCCCGAAGCCGAGTGGCTGGAGTTGGACAGAGCGGCCTCGGTGGAAGTGACTTCCGAGGATCCGCAGCATCCGATCGAAGGCGCCCTGCTGAGGGAAGACAAACGTGGATGGCGCGCGTCGGAAGCCGGCCCGCAAACTGTACGGCTCATCTTCGATCAGCCCCAGAATATCCAGCGCATTCAGCTGGCATTCGAGGAGAACGAGGCGGCCCGCACACAGGAGTTTGTCCTGCGATGGATGCCCAAAACGGGACAGTCCCATGAAATCGTGCGCCAGCAGTGGAATTTCAGTCCTCCAGCCACCGTCCATGAGGCTGAGAACTTCTCCGTACAGCTTTCCGGAGTGAGCACGCTGGAACTCGTCATCACTCCCGACATCAGCGGCGGAAAAGCTCATGCTTCTCTATCGCAATTGCGTTTAGCCTGA
- the xth gene encoding exodeoxyribonuclease III has product MKVATFNINNIHKRLDNLLAWLAKAKPDVVSLQELKADHDGFPVNAFRQLGYEAVWQGERSWNGVAILARNHPPVLTRSSLPGDPEDRQARYIEAAVNGVLVTSIYLPNGNPQPGPKFNYKLTWFERLITHAAELMASGVPVILAGDYNVVPTPQDIYPTRSLDNNALIQPESRQAFARLLAQGWTDAMRKLRPAGPLWTFWDYKFQRWEKDKGMRLDHFLLSPNISKRLSDGSVDRWVRGELNASDHAPVWIKVDL; this is encoded by the coding sequence GTGAAAGTCGCGACCTTCAACATTAATAACATCCACAAGCGGCTGGATAATCTCTTGGCCTGGCTGGCCAAAGCGAAGCCGGACGTTGTGAGTCTCCAGGAACTCAAGGCAGATCACGACGGTTTTCCCGTGAATGCCTTTCGCCAGCTCGGATACGAAGCAGTTTGGCAAGGCGAGCGTTCCTGGAATGGAGTGGCCATTCTCGCGCGGAACCACCCTCCTGTGCTGACCCGCTCAAGCCTGCCCGGCGATCCTGAAGATCGTCAGGCGCGCTACATCGAAGCGGCTGTGAATGGAGTCCTGGTCACCTCCATCTATCTGCCCAACGGGAATCCGCAGCCTGGTCCGAAATTCAACTACAAGCTGACGTGGTTTGAGCGTCTGATTACTCATGCGGCTGAACTCATGGCGAGCGGTGTACCCGTGATATTGGCTGGTGACTACAACGTCGTGCCCACCCCGCAGGACATCTATCCGACTCGCTCCCTGGACAACAACGCGTTAATCCAGCCGGAAAGCCGGCAAGCCTTCGCGCGTTTGCTCGCTCAAGGCTGGACCGACGCAATGCGCAAGCTGCGCCCAGCCGGTCCACTCTGGACATTCTGGGATTACAAATTTCAACGATGGGAGAAGGACAAAGGCATGCGACTCGATCACTTCCTGCTCTCACCGAACATCTCGAAGCGACTTTCGGACGGCAGTGTAGACCGATGGGTGCGGGGCGAACTAAACGCCAGCGACCATGCTCCGGTGTGGATCAAGGTCGATCTTTAG